Sequence from the Panicum virgatum strain AP13 chromosome 5N, P.virgatum_v5, whole genome shotgun sequence genome:
CAATGGAGTTGGACAAACAAATTGACGACAAATCACTGTATTCTGTTGTATTCAAGAAACAAGGATCAAATTGCATCAGTGTTCAAAGTCAAACACCCTGTGTGCCTCTTCTTCCATCAGCTCTGGGCTCAGTCTGACCATGAGAATGCAGAACTTCATCTGATCCAGGTCCCCTTCCCTCATCATCTCCAGGAGCTCATCATCCCGAAGCTCGCCTAACCCGAGCCTGGATGCATTccgcttcaggctctggaaggTGATCTTGCCTGTGCTGGGGTCCATCAGCAGCTGGAACCCCTTGCAGAGCTCCTGAATCAGCCCCTCCACACCAAGTTTCCTCGCCATCAACGGTAGGAAGTCCTGAAACTGTACGGAGGAGCTCTTATCTGAGCCCATACTGGAAGTATCCTGCGAGATCATGGTGAAGATCGAAGATCTGGGAATAGCTGGTAAGATTTATGCGTGGGATTGTGGTTGATGGGTGTAATGGAGGAAGAGGTAGGAGTTTATATAAGGAGGTGGTGGAATGAGACCTCGGAGTTCATGAGCTTCTTGGAAGCACTCTCTCCATGCATGCCAACCGAAGTACAGGTAATTGCAGGCTTTGCTTCTGGCGGTTGCTGCGTCCGGCAGTTTTCGCTTGGTTTCTGCGAAATAGCACACAGGACATGGTTGGCTTCCACGATGACTAAGTTGCTTGAACGGGTCATGTTTCTTTTTGCAGTAGACTTGTGATCCAGGGACTTGATTATCACATAAGAAAATGGATAAGGGCGGTGATGGAAAGTTCATGTATGAACACAAGCAGGTCAAGGTGGCTGGTTGTACTATAACAAATAAAGCAAGGAAGAGgcctgctcaaaaaaaaaaaagcaaggaAGAGGCCGGTGGCGTTGGTTTCTCGGATTTTTTTTTATTGATCTGTGTGTGATGATAGGATGCAAAGACGGTGTCACGTGTGGGCCCAAACTGTCAGGTCACTAATTGCTGCCTGTGATTCCAAGAAAGGAGACAAGTTTGAATCAACCTAGCAAGTATGAACCGATGAGGTTGCACTCGGAGCGGGTCTTCTGAACATAGTTCCCAGGAAATTTCGTTCAAGGCTGTGCTTGATTTTAGATTTGCTTACGGTTCTTTGCCAATTGCAGCATGTTTGCCATGAAGCAATATCGGGATTGGTTTCACCTACACGAATTGAAGAAAGCCGTCGCTAAGAAAGCAAAATAAATCGTTTTCCTAGTGCTTTTTGCATCATTAGTAATTGCGTGCCTTCTTTTTCACGAAGCTAAAGTTGCTGAAAACGGCTAAGAACAGTCCTCTCGTCCTTTCCCATCACTATTCCTTTGAGAGAGGATGCTTGCTGCAACTCATTACAATGAAATGCGGTGGAAGCTGCTTCCCTTTGGAATTTGTATTTAGTGTTGGATCATACTTAGCTTAATAGTGGTtatctaaaaataaaattatatttatttttaattataaGATGATAAATGAATAAATTTTTTTGAGTCAACAAGGAAATGTTTAATCAAGATTTCTTGTAAAATATTGACCAACACGTcagatataaaaaaaattgaataaagAAATATTAGATCAATGCGAAAATATAGAATCAATATTCCTTACAAAATATTGGATCAGCAAATTCGGTACGTGAAAATACTGACTCAACAAAAATGGGACATAGAATGTATCATCTTAAACAAGGGTAGcctaaaaagaaaagagacgAGAGGAAAATagccaaaaaaaaatagaaaaatgaccACTGCTGTACTTAGCTAAATAACGGGGTTGACGCATAATAGAAACTGTGCTCTTATCACGATCTTTGTCATTTCTTCTCTCTTGTGGCCGAACTATTttccaatatttttttttatggTAACTATTTTCCAATATTAGTTCTACTCAGGCGGGCTCTCAAATCTACACCAGGCAAAATAAACAACAGTGGGCCTGAGCCACTCCAAACGGGGGCCTAGCTGTCTAAGCATCAGTGGTATAGCAGACCCTGGGCTAATTTTGTGGCCCGCAGTATCATGGGCCCTAGTCGGTTTCGGATCTTTAAAGAAAAAGGCTGTTCTTGTGATGATGGGACGGATGGGTCGTCGACGACTAGTGACGCCGATGGAGCAGGGGAGGTCTTCGGTCTTTCCATTCGCGCCACCTTGCGCGGGGCGCAGGCGCGCAGCCGTGCCGTGTGGGCACCGACTCCGTCATGACCAGAATGCCTGCGACGGAGGTGAGCTGCTAGTGGTAGTTGTAGTGTTGTCTCGTCATTTTCTTGGCGGGGGGTCTCAGGATGCGTTGGAGTGAAATTATTTCACCGATTTATTAGTGGCATGATTTAAGTTATTGTGACGCTATGCTCGCAATCAGAATTGTTGCTACGGATATGAGTTTGTACTACTTTTTTATTGTTCAGTACTTCCCGGTGGTAGCTCATTTACGCCGTTACTGAAATTGGAAGGGatccaaggaagaagatgacagATCTTGCTAAAAAGGAATCGCTATGCCGGTGGAGGAGGAAGTTGAGAAATCTCTATCTATCTCGAGAAGGGGCTGGAAGCCGGGATTCTACTTGGCCAAATGTCTTTGCGATAGTATCTCGGCAATTAACCAACACTTCatgaacagcagcagcagcggtatgaggtgttagatatctaggcaattttcggtatattttaattctaaaattaaatgtataaactagcaatatttctatgactttaaggagtaaaataaaacatgtgaacatgtttatacttatcacacatataagcataaacaatataaataaccaaagtttcagagagtaccctgaagcggggccgttgccggaggcattggctgcactgttaccaactggagtagacatctactcggttggcctcagtcgaagtagtcgaactcaatcggtgcaggaagaagttcgcagtgcagtcccgcgaacggtcaccaagatgtagtcgacgtagttgttcggccaccagaatgtagtctacgtagtcgttcggctcgtccaccaggaagtagtcgttcaatcgggcaaagcctttgtatttttgagcagtcacgttaaagcgttacccaaaaacctgattgcccgcctatcccgtgcaggatctcaaggcgagcaaggtttcggaggcctgctcacgctaattctgtgcgcgcagaaattagcgttggggaactcagttgttgcaactggagagggagaagagaggagccgagttgcctcagtgctctggtgcagaatggatgagaGGAATGGCActtcttatatagtgactcaggtgctcaggatcattgaacctggacaccatcagagtcatttaggtgatgcggttatggccattaattacagatttaattgcacgtttaatcgcacgattaattgctgtcaacggcaaaatagccatcacatcgcgccgcgccgcaccgcacgcgcaccgcccgtccggccggccgcgccgcgcctcgcctcgcctcgtctcggccacggccacggccacggccacggcccggcccggcccggcccggctcggcgaggcgagcgagcgcgcgcgtgtggttcaccgtcctcctcttaccggcttcacaagtggtgtacacgaagtccacctttttagtcggttgagatcctcctcaattcccggtacggaattaagcattgattccgtagcattaatagtgggctttaaattcttttaatgctttagaatgaatgggccaagcccattactccaacaatccccaccaagaaattcaagccacactagaaataccctcattccctcattgatataccagtattcgacagagactgttaagttgaacttccatctaggacaaaggctacacttattcacaactgtgcaatggactatgccttgaattgccagttttgtgcaaacaagtttgaccagagccctacgctggtactaggctgcaaaagcatccccgcggtttggagcttataagtcatactccaggcccttcatgagtttc
This genomic interval carries:
- the LOC120674324 gene encoding calcium-binding protein PBP1-like; amino-acid sequence: MISQDTSSMGSDKSSSVQFQDFLPLMARKLGVEGLIQELCKGFQLLMDPSTGKITFQSLKRNASRLGLGELRDDELLEMMREGDLDQMKFCILMVRLSPELMEEEAHRVFDFEH